DNA sequence from the Dreissena polymorpha isolate Duluth1 chromosome 3, UMN_Dpol_1.0, whole genome shotgun sequence genome:
GTCGAACCGAAAGTGCGTAttcatttgaagaaaaaaataaatataaagtggcttaccgAGTGAAAATACTCATTTGCGAAAATCATCGAAACTATGTTGTTTTGGACTTCCAACTAACCTCAATTAAACCCGGTCAGCACCGGTATACGCATATACGCCCCCGTATTGTACATGCCCTATTTACACGAAGTGGTTTTCTGCTTTACACAAGGAAAATATCAATATTGATGGTCCGAGAAATTAAGATTTGCAACGCCCCGGTATTTATCCACCTTAAATAGTTAAGCAATAATTATTAGCCGCTTCATGcgtaaatgggtcttatgctataAGCGGCCAGGGctgctccagaccagcctgcgcttGACCGCACCAGGgcggctccagaccagcctgcgcatgaCCGCACCAGGgcggctccagaccagcctgcgcatgaCCGCACCAGGgcggctccagaccagcctgcgcattacCGCAGTCTGCTaaggagctatgctgtccgctATAGAGTCACGCTCGGGTTTCATGGTGTCAATAGTGGATGGTGTAGATTTTAATAAGACTGCACTTATGCgcaggctggtcaggagctaccctggccGCAAATGACATTAGACACGTTTTAGCATGACGCGACTCTTATATCCAAATATCGTGTTAATATTAAGTACGTTTAAACTTTTAACGTTAAAGCATGCCCGGAAAACGGAGATAGCACGTGTTTATGTAGAGTCTGAAACCGATAAAACGTATGTGTGGACCttgaacataaataaacaaacaacccTATCtgataacatatacatttaaccTAAATACACATAGCGCGTGAAAGTAAATTCACTTGCAACAGAAGTGGTTTACACTGCTAGAATATGGCGGCCACACTTGACAAGGAATTCTTTGGGAAAACATCGAAAGGCGAGGACATCTacaagtaacattttattgttatatacacgtatctattaatttacttttaaacATCAATGCGAAGATAATTGCGTAATATATACTTATGTGCGAGTGCGATATGTTATAATCATGTAATCTATACTATTTAATTGGACGCTATAAACATACTTATTATAGCAATGATGGTCGGTAACATGCTATTGATAAGTTAGCCTTTATTGAGCATTATAACGtaacaaaaagcaacaacaaatagTAAGTTAGATTTTTGCCAGCGTTATAATGCAGTATAACGGAATACAAGCTAAAAGATACATAATGTATTCATTTAACCTGGGACAGTGTTTAAAAGGTCTTTgccatgaaaaaaacacataataaggTGACAAAATGAAAGGAAAGGAACCTTTATCTAGTTATAACACTCAGGCGCCATGTACCGGGTTGCAGTGATTTATGGACGTCACGGTGTTGTATCTATTAACATTTCACATCGTCAGACCTCAGGGCACACAATCTCCGCAGCTTTGTTTTGACACAGTTATGCCTCTTTTTTATGTTTTGTCTTCAGGCCAAATTATGTTTTAAACCCTCGTTTCTTTATAAACGTTATATTTAAAAGTAGTGGTGCACAtattaatttatcatttaattgGGGCTGAAAATGGAAAAGATGAAACTCTCACCTTTTCGGGAGAGAATATATTGTTCGTGTCATTTAAGCAATTTACCAAAAGCCTAAAGCGTTCAGTACAAAACATGCAACGCAAcagtaaaaacaaaattgaaaatcaTGGGTCACCGCCTTTTATTGTGTAAAAGCTATTGAAATAATCATCCTCTAAACATTCCTTATTGATTGATAAACGTgtatacagtttataaatatacttttaGTTCTTTAAATTATTACATCAGACCATACTTCGATCACAGTCATGTACATTTATATAACACTTGCTGACATATGGTTAGTGGTTAGACtgtcttttttaattgtttatcaccTGATAATGTGATTACAAAAGATTgtcaataaatacaaaaaagaagcTCAAGTGTGATTGACTATTCCCTATTTTTCACAGGCCCGACATCATTCTTTCTAAACGGAGTCCTTTTAAACTCTTCACGCAGGTTTACGTTCACCAACGGCAACAACGTCAGCATCAGTATTTTGAACTTTGGGTGCGTCGTCTATGAGATCAACCTTCCCGACAAGGACGGTAACGTCACTGACGTCAACCTGGGCTTCGACAACGTCACAGGTACTTAACGGCTCATGAACAGTAACACAATTAAAATAGGGATATGTAAACAATACTGATCCCCACAAAGTTTACCggaatagactgatcccggaaaagctcgagtttagaaaaccccattaatcaccccggtacaaacaacgccgGTACTTTAAATCAGCCagtgatagcttactttaaataataacggtgtgtgattttgaaaggattataaatggatcatgtttatttgtactaGGAGATTAGTGGTTTTTTCcaaaaaagttgctttttccgggatacatatattggcCATCCGATCAATGCAATGCATGCATAAAATGTGTAATTTAAGGAGCCGATACACCAAGCACGTTCTCAGAGAGTTCGACCACGTTCTGAAGAAAGtgcagaacgggatgtgaacttgcttgaacgtgtagttttggtcaGAACAAAATCTACAATAATGATTGAATGACGTTCATACACAGTTCGCGCTACGTGCAGCTCGTTCCTATCACGTCCTATCCCGTTGCCAGCCCGTCTTTATCCAGTTAAAATCGGGTCAATTTTCCATTTGTCCCCGAtggtataccgtttccagtcagaccgagTCCGTTCTCAGCCAGTTCGATCACGTTCGTACGcagttcttctttattcgttatgcagtggtaactcgttcaaaggAAGTTCTCAGTCCGTCCTactacgttcttagtacgtttaggacgtagttgcagccacgttatgcacggcgattataaaaccgactacgttcctgccagttctcatttatgtttcacaCTTTGAGCCGACCAGTCGTACATATGTGATGCATCCAAAAAATAATTCCGCCAAATTTCTCATCCAACAAGTTCTGTGTCGTCTCCGCCTTCTTTCTCGGCCAAACATTATATTGCTGCTCCGCTTCTAGCATAAATTGCACAAAGccaacatttaaaaatttaacagctccaagattgtccatgttttaactttatatcacaaatgatgaattttgagacaacgaACTCTATGtatatgcacattgtctgaacgtattgtatttacggtttgaacgttgtaacaactgtattaaacgagtacaacgtacttggaACCTACTGCGAACTTCTTAAAACGGGTACAACGTACTCAGAACTTACTGAGAACTTGAagaacgtgttgcaaacgttgtaaTAACTTATCTGttagtttctatttatttacacgtaacaagatcgtacttgagacgtagtACGGACGGGGTTGGTCTGTTTGAGAACGGGTTGGACGGACTAGACACGGACTCGATCTGTGtggcatcgtacaggtaatttcggtccgatcgcacAACGTTCTGGCACGTTCCTATCCCGACCTTAGTACGACCTATCCTTTCTTAGAACGTCCATTCCGTTTCCGgtacgttgttactacgtttaattgtagaacgggatgatcggaagaaaattttgagtaggctcaatgttctgaaacacctctcccgttcatccccgttccaggccgtccacaaagttcgaagatagttcgtaacacgttgctactacgatcactccgttctcacacagttcgagcccgtttagtcacatttttagaaCGTACCCTACTATTTTCATTTTGATGCTATAAAAATGACTTTATGCATTATTGTTTTTGAGTTGCTTATATTTGGTTTGCTGATGGTGGTCGGGTAAAAAATAATTCGTAGTTTCACAATACTTTTGTCTTATTCCTCATTAATTCTGTTATTCCGAACTACTAGATTATGAGGTAAACAACAACTATTTCGGAGCGCTCTGTGGCCGCGTGGCCAACCGGATAGGCGGTGCAGAGATGACAATCGATGGCGTCCAGTACAAACTGTCCAGGAATGATCCGCTAGGGGGTCACATCTGTCATGGTGGCTCCGTCGGATTCAGCAGGGTTTGACAATttgaacctcgttctgggaaaactgggcataatgcatgtgcgtaaaatgtcgcccGAGATAAGCCTGTAATTCCgcctaggctaatcagggacgacactttccgtttaaacaaaaaaaaaatcattaagtgGACGGTGTCATCACTGATTTACCTGAGtggtttgcacaggcttatctgcgacGTTACTTGGCGCACATGCAATAagaccagttttccaagaacgaggctatGTACACTGCTCGTTGTATGCGTGTTTTATTGAAATGGAATGATTGCGAAAGTGTCATATCCATCTCTTGGCTTGTTATAACTGAAGTTATAATGAATTATTAAATGTGTCGTGCTTACAAAGTTTGATATGTTTGACATGACAGACTATAAGCATTATAAGATTTGGACATTTCAATACGTCGGAATAAAAGTTAAATCGTAATGGCATACTTGCATTTCGGTATATCTTATATTATCTTAATTGTCAAACAAAAATTCCCGTTCTTATAAACTAtctgtattttatttaaagatgtgCGATAAAAGTAAACGCATGCGCACTTTCATTACATACATAGAGAGAGTGATTTTTAACTATTGCAACTATTTCAGCGAGTGTGGGACTATGAAATCAAAGACGAGAAACTCACACTCTCTTACAAGGACGCAGACGGAAGTGAGGGGTTTCCAGGTGACGTCACTACCCACGTGACCTTTAGCCTCGATTCCGAGAACACGCTCACGATGGATTACGTGGCTTCGACAAACAAGCCTACTGTGGTCGATATGGGCAGCCATTTCATGGTGAATTTGGGGGGTCATGTAAGTTTGTTTTACTACGGCACCAGTCGAAGATGTCGCATTATCGATAGTTTACTTATGGTAGATACTAGACCACTGTTTTATTCTCTGAATCCAGCCGATCtacaccaaacttcatgaaactgTTAGCGAGAATGATCTCGATCGTTTTCTGTATTCAGTTAAATTGACagtaaaataaaagtaaactaCTCTTATGGTTTATACTATAATGGTTTATACATTGACATCTTTTTCCAAATTAACTATCAATACAAAATCCGATTTCGCAGTTTGTCATCTGTAGAATATGCGTCAATAACCATCGGATTATCATTTCAATATTCAACCATTCTTATAGCAGTATTTTAATGATCGATTGTGTTTTTTAGAGTTCACTTCAAAATTTATTAGACCATAATACATGCGGAGTCAACATATGCTTTTAAAGTCTGAAAGTTCTCTTGTGTTTTAGGACAAAGGTCCAATACGAGATCACGTGATCACTATTGCAAGTGACAAATATCTGGACATAGGGAAAGATTTCCTCCCCTCTGGTATGCCTTTGCTTAAACACTTCAATCGTTTCACCGTCTGGTTATGAATGGCATTTATTGTAAGAGAACAATATGTTCTCATCTAAGTTGTCCTTTAAATTGGAAATTTGTCTGTGATACAGATAATGTAAATCAAATTAAACACAGTTTGGAATTATTAAagaagaattaaatttaaaacttgATCCACAGAACAAAACATACAAAGGGTTAAGAGATTTGTTTtcacaacaaaacaaaattctttaCTTGATTTCTTATTGTTTTATCTCTAAGGTAAAACCATCAGTGTCGAGGACGACAAGATAATGGACTTCCGGTCACCGCGTGATCTATGTGGGGAGACGCTTGAGAAGATGAGCGGCGAATGCGCTTTTCACCATGCCTTCCGGTTTGACAAAAGAGGCGAGAGGAAGCTCATGGCGAGGTACATTATacatatgatatatgatatatttatataaatttaagttAATATAACGGTTTGGTTCTCTTTGTTTTGTAAATCTCGTTTAAAGAAACTAAAATTCAGCAGACAGGAATAACTTGAGCTTCATTTTGTCGATGCGTTGCAAGTAAACGCAAAATTCGGTTTGTAAAAAACGGGAACCGTTTGTTTCTATTGCGTGACCCCAACCATGCTATTGAGGAAATATATCGATCGTATTTGTGAATTTGTTTTGGTTAGTAACACGCCATTGGAAAATCAACTTAGCGCAGAGATATGATTGGCTCCAAGAGGTCTTCATAATACCATCTTATCTTTACACATCACTTTAAGTCTATACTTTTTATTTCGTGTTAATGTTTGATTTTGAACCATACATTCAAAGTTCAGCCATGATTTTGTAGAAACAAGCACgtat
Encoded proteins:
- the LOC127873503 gene encoding galactose mutarotase-like, coding for MAATLDKEFFGKTSKGEDIYKFTFTNGNNVSISILNFGCVVYEINLPDKDGNVTDVNLGFDNVTDYEVNNNYFGALCGRVANRIGGAEMTIDGVQYKLSRNDPLGGHICHGGSVGFSRRVWDYEIKDEKLTLSYKDADGSEGFPGDVTTHVTFSLDSENTLTMDYVASTNKPTVVDMGSHFMVNLGGHDKGPIRDHVITIASDKYLDIGKDFLPSGKTISVEDDKIMDFRSPRDLCGETLEKMSGECAFHHAFRFDKRGERKLMARVDHPPSKRFMEVYSTNTTVFAYSNHFMDVIVGDKPCKGGVVYQKYGAIEFMPMGYPNSIKMPDFPQSVLRPGEEYHEVACYKFGVAE